One part of the Cinclus cinclus chromosome 20, bCinCin1.1, whole genome shotgun sequence genome encodes these proteins:
- the LOC134051893 gene encoding nucleoside diphosphate kinase A isoform X2 — translation MVNLERTFIAIKPDGVQRGLVGEIIKRFETKGFKLVAMKLIHASEDLLREHYIDLKDRPFYDGLVQYMHSGPVVAMVWEGLNVIKTGRLMLGETNPFDSKPGTIRGDFCVQVGRNIIHGSDSVESAETEINLWFTPEELVDYRSCAHEWIYD, via the exons ATGGTAAATCTGGAA CGCACCTTCATCGCCATCAAACCCGACGGGGTCCAGAGGGGGCTGGTGGGGGAGATCATCAAACGCTTTGAGACGAAAGGATTCAAACTGGTAGCCATGAAATTAATACAT GCCTCTGAGGACCTTCTGAGGGAACACTACATCGACCTCAAGGACCGGCCGTTCTACGATGGCCTGGTGCAGTACATGCACTCGGGACCTGTCGTAGCCATG gtgTGGGAAGGTCTTAATGTGATTAAGACTGGAAGACTGATGCTGGGGGAAACCAATCCATTTGATTCCAAGCCTGGCACTATTCGTGGGGACTTCTGCGTCCAAGTTGGAAG GAACATCATTCATGGCAGTGATTCTGTGGAAAGTGCTGAGACAGAGATCAATTTATGGTTCACTCCTGAAGAACTGGTTGATTACAGAAGTTGTGCTCATGAGTGGATCTATGATTAA
- the LOC134051893 gene encoding nucleoside diphosphate kinase isoform X3, translated as MVNLERTFIAIKPDGVQRGLVGEIIKRFETKGFKLVAMKLIHASEDLLREHYIDLKDRPFYDGLVQYMHSGPVVAMEHHSWQ; from the exons ATGGTAAATCTGGAA CGCACCTTCATCGCCATCAAACCCGACGGGGTCCAGAGGGGGCTGGTGGGGGAGATCATCAAACGCTTTGAGACGAAAGGATTCAAACTGGTAGCCATGAAATTAATACAT GCCTCTGAGGACCTTCTGAGGGAACACTACATCGACCTCAAGGACCGGCCGTTCTACGATGGCCTGGTGCAGTACATGCACTCGGGACCTGTCGTAGCCATG GAACATCATTCATGGCAGTGA
- the LOC134051893 gene encoding nucleoside diphosphate kinase isoform X1 yields the protein MADGSGVGWDHSPGITNFILSLLRTMAAIDERTFIAIKPDGVQRGLVGEIIKRFETKGFKLVAMKLIHASEDLLREHYIDLKDRPFYDGLVQYMHSGPVVAMVWEGLNVIKTGRLMLGETNPFDSKPGTIRGDFCVQVGRNIIHGSDSVESAETEINLWFTPEELVDYRSCAHEWIYD from the exons ATGGCAGATGGTtctggggtgggatgggatcacAGTCCTGGAATAACAAATTTTATTCTCTCCCTGCTCAGGACCATGGCTGCCATCGACGAGCGCACCTTCATCGCCATCAAACCCGACGGGGTCCAGAGGGGGCTGGTGGGGGAGATCATCAAACGCTTTGAGACGAAAGGATTCAAACTGGTAGCCATGAAATTAATACAT GCCTCTGAGGACCTTCTGAGGGAACACTACATCGACCTCAAGGACCGGCCGTTCTACGATGGCCTGGTGCAGTACATGCACTCGGGACCTGTCGTAGCCATG gtgTGGGAAGGTCTTAATGTGATTAAGACTGGAAGACTGATGCTGGGGGAAACCAATCCATTTGATTCCAAGCCTGGCACTATTCGTGGGGACTTCTGCGTCCAAGTTGGAAG GAACATCATTCATGGCAGTGATTCTGTGGAAAGTGCTGAGACAGAGATCAATTTATGGTTCACTCCTGAAGAACTGGTTGATTACAGAAGTTGTGCTCATGAGTGGATCTATGATTAA
- the LOC134052220 gene encoding nucleoside diphosphate kinase, mitochondrial-like — MRLGGGGGQHSCMAEVPEQVQCETTNCEPPSEAISWLLNKRQRKDFRDYFIDIPPAVMVNDYNLLRRRSGQVPPGLAKSRRGSRPPGLAAAALPPAPVPSRPRPGPVPSRPVPSRPGPGPVLAIPPPKRRRPGGSSPARGGASQARPSPPAPLPAAAAADPDSAMAGNGERTFIAIKPDGVQRGLVGEIIKRFEQKGFRLVAMKFVHASEDLLKQHYIDLKDRPFFPGLVKYMNSGPIVAMVWEGLNVVKTGRVMLGETNPADSKPGTIRGDFCIQVGRNIIHGSDSVESAQKEINLWFKPTELIDFKPCAHDWIYE; from the exons ATGAGactgggaggagggggaggcCAGCATTCCTGCATGGCTGAGGTGCCTGAGCAGGTCCAGTGTGAAACCACGAATTGTGAACCACCCAGTGAAGCCATTAGCTGGCTCCTCAATAAGAGACAACGCAAGGATTTCAGAGATTATTTCATTGATATCCCACCTGCAGTGATGGTGAATGATTATAATTTGCTCAG GCGGCGGAGCGGACAGGTGCCGCCGGGGCTGGCCAAGAGCCGCCGGGGCTCTCGGCCGCCGGGCCTGGCAGCGGCAGCTCTCCCGCCTgctcccgtcccgtcccgtccccgTCCCGGTCccgtcccatcccgtcccgtcccatcccgtcccggTCCCGGCCCGGTGCTGGCGATCCCGCCCCCGAAGCGCCGCCGGCCCGGCGGCTCCTCCCCTGCGCGGGGCGGGGCATCCCAGGCCCGCCCGTCCCCGCCCGCGCCTCTTCctgcggcggcagcggcggatCCGGACAG CGCCATGGCGGGGAACGGCGAGCGCACCTTCATCGCCATCAAGCCCGACGGCGTCCAGCGCGGGCTGGTCGGGGAGATCATCAAACGGTTCGAGCAGAAAGGGTTCCGGCTCGTGGCCATGAAGTTCGTGCAC GCCTCTGAAGATCTTCTCAAACAACATTACATTGACCTGAAAGACCGCCCCTTCTTTCCTGGTTTGGTTAAATACATGAACTCTGGACCTATTGTGGCCATG GTATGGGAAGGACTCAACGTGGTTAAAACTGGGAGAGTAATGCTGGGGGAAACCAACCCTGCAGACTCCAAGCCTGGCACCATCCGTGGTGATTTCTGCATTCAAGTGGGAAG GAACATCATCCACGGCAGTGACTCTGTGGAGAGTGCACAGAAGGAGATCAACCTGTGGTTCAAACCCACAGAGCTCATTGACTTCAAGCCCTGTGCACACGACTGGATCTATGAGTGA